The sequence CATTGAGATGGATTACCTCAACGAGCTTTTCTAAGCTGATTTACTGAGCCTCTGGAGGCGTTAAGCCGTACGCTCGGTAAAAGTTTCCTGCCAATACTGCAGCCATTTCGTCGGGACTAAAACCCGCGGCTTGCATCGCTTCTATGATTTCCCACAGATAGGCTTTCACCTTTCCCGAACTCTGCGGTCCATCGGAAGCAAAGATTGTTTGGCCCACCACACCTCGAGCTAAAGCTTCCTCTAAAATATAGTGGTAGCGAGGCGTTGTGGAATCTACCGGTTCACCATCCGCTCCAATTTCCATGGGAGAGCCGGTGGCACTGATTTCAAGCCATACGTTGTCATGGGCCTCGGCGAGTTCTAGGGCGTGATCGGTGGCGCGTTTATCAACTCCACCAACATGTGAAAGAACGAACTCAACTCGGTTGGAACCGTTGTTACCGTTGTATGCGATAATGACCGACTCCAGAGCCAGGGGATCATAATATTCAGGTTCATTCATTGCATTGGGAAAAGGGGTCGCACCAGTATGAAGGAGAACAGGCGCTCCATGCTCGGCGGCTACTTCATAAACACCTAGATAGTTCTCGTTATCGAAAGCAACGCCTTGGTGAGCATGGGCCAGCTTGATGCCTATGAACAAATCGGGACGTTGCGTAAAGTAAGACTGAAGAACATCAAGTCTTCTGTGTGAATTATCGTCTTCTTCGAAGTCATCAAAGTTGATGCTCGCCATTCCCCATGCCCACTGGCTGCCGTCCTCTTTTGC comes from Deltaproteobacteria bacterium and encodes:
- a CDS encoding amidohydrolase family protein translates to MKKIVFALLLLLMAPSYALGNVEIDGRNFEVVDMHLHTGLFGDFTSSGRNFIMSKLPPFTVISYPAISAAITNPWAPYIGIKAQTDWAGVDRAVLLATYTHHTAGFMTNQALEQLLIDPRNAKEDGSQWAWGMASINFDDFEEDDNSHRRLDVLQSYFTQRPDLFIGIKLAHAHQGVAFDNENYLGVYEVAAEHGAPVLLHTGATPFPNAMNEPEYYDPLALESVIIAYNGNNGSNRVEFVLSHVGGVDKRATDHALELAEAHDNVWLEISATGSPMEIGADGEPVDSTTPRYHYILEEALARGVVGQTIFASDGPQSSGKVKAYLWEIIEAMQAAGFSPDEMAAVLAGNFYRAYGLTPPEAQ